A segment of the Chryseobacterium scophthalmum genome:
ACATTCTTTCATAATTTTTCCTGATGCAGAAGCGAAACTGTGATTATTGATGTTTGCAAATTCCTGATCTTCGTCTTTGTAAAAAGTTTCGATGTAAACGATGTCTGCTTCATTGAAAACTGTCTTGATTTTCTCATAATTATCCTCACAAACAGCATGATCCATAATTAAGCCTAATTTGTAGCCTTCATTTCTTGTTAAAAAATGAAATAAATCTGAAGCTTTATAAACTGTTTCTTCAATCTGAATTTCTTTATCTAAATCATTATTTTCAAAAGCTGTTTTTAATTCGCTAATCCATTTTCCTTGTTTAAATTCAGAAGCATTTTCATTAAAAGTAATCGAATCTTTTTCCTTGAACAGATAAGCGACAGAATCTGTTTTATGATCAAGAATTGCGAAGTCAACATTCACATATTCATCTTCAAAAAGGAAGTTCTGAGTTTTTATCAATTCGAGATTCCAATGTGGCGGACGAATTTTAAAAAACCCATTTGTTTTCAGGATTAATTTCGTCAACAACTCTTGCTAAATTATTTATATCTTTTTTGAATAATGTACTTATCTTTTTCATTTTTAATAGTTTTAATTAAAACTCAATTCATTATTTTTCATCTGAGTAACGTGTCTCTGAGCGTGAAGTGAAAGAAAATAAATGTATTCATACACATTGATTTTTCCCAATCCATTTATGGTCATTGTCGTTTTGCAAAGAAGACCTTCGCCGTTTTTCATCAAGTCTAAATAGTTTAAACATTGATGATATTGCTGAGAAATTAAACTTCTTATTTCATTTAAATTTAATTCTCCTTTAGGTTCCATGTGTTCCGGTCTTATCCATTCAAACGCACCATACTCACCTACTTTTTCAAATTTTTCTGCATTGAAACTGTAGTTTTTTATTTCCAGATTTAAATCAAGACTTTGATAATTTCGCATTGCTTTTTTTGAACCTTTTTCAATAAGAATCAACAAATAAAACTTTGTGAGATAAATATGTTCTAAAATCTGTTCAATCGTCCAACCTCCATTTGAAGGTTGATAATTCAATGTTGTTTTATCTTTTTCAAACCATTTATCAACCTCATCAAAGCTGAATTTCAAATGCGCTTTTATATCTTGAATTAATCTAAAAATGTCCATTATAAATTTTTAAAGTTTTTTAAAAGGCTCTCAATATTTTGCTTCCCAACAGGATTCATAGAGTGACAATAGAATTTTGGTAAATCTAAATAGTTATCCATACAATATTCCACCAACCATTTTGCACAATCGTAGCCTGTTTTTTCAACAAATTTCTGAGAATCTGGTTCCAAATAATGTTCATCAGCAAGGTCATGGTCAAAAGAGATCATTTCAGGAAGTCCTTTTTCCAAAATCCTGTTGACAAACTGCTCGTAATTTCGAACGATATGCCAATCTTTTCTGAGGAAAATATCCTGTTTTGTATAATGATACGCCTCAATCGGATATCTTATATCATCCAAAAACAGTAATCTTTTTGTTATTTCCATTGCTTTAATTTTTTAAAACTTGATACAATAATTTTGCTGTGTTAAAAGCGTCATCTGCACCATTATGATTACTCCCTTCAAATTCTATATTTCTCGCCTGAAGTTCTTTCAATAATCCAATTGGCTTTTCACCAGTCATTAAACTTATCAAGACTTTCAAATCAAGATACGTTTCACTAAAGGGAAAGCTAACATCAAATTCTTTACATTGACTTTCCATAATCGATTTGTC
Coding sequences within it:
- a CDS encoding DinB family protein; protein product: MDIFRLIQDIKAHLKFSFDEVDKWFEKDKTTLNYQPSNGGWTIEQILEHIYLTKFYLLILIEKGSKKAMRNYQSLDLNLEIKNYSFNAEKFEKVGEYGAFEWIRPEHMEPKGELNLNEIRSLISQQYHQCLNYLDLMKNGEGLLCKTTMTINGLGKINVYEYIYFLSLHAQRHVTQMKNNELSFN
- a CDS encoding cyclic-phosphate processing receiver domain-containing protein, whose protein sequence is MEITKRLLFLDDIRYPIEAYHYTKQDIFLRKDWHIVRNYEQFVNRILEKGLPEMISFDHDLADEHYLEPDSQKFVEKTGYDCAKWLVEYCMDNYLDLPKFYCHSMNPVGKQNIESLLKNFKNL